The Coffea eugenioides isolate CCC68of chromosome 8, Ceug_1.0, whole genome shotgun sequence genome has a segment encoding these proteins:
- the LOC113779803 gene encoding glutaredoxin-C6-like, whose amino-acid sequence MQGARRYGLLSDGGVRLELTPSTGSPLAIDVSESTEMRIQRLISENPVIIFSRSSCCMCHVMRRLLAAIGVHPTVIELDEEEIDALPAGQDGEEGGDGGGGGGSGGAPALFIGGTRIGGWESLVALHLSGHLVPKLVEVGALRDMVL is encoded by the coding sequence ATGCAAGGTGCCCGGCGATATGGGTTGCTGTCGGATGGCGGAGTAAGGCTAGAGCTGACGCCATCCACCGGTTCTCCGCTGGCTATAGACGTGAGCGAGTCGACTGAGATGAGAATCCAGCGGCTGATATCGGAAAACCCGGTGATCATCTTTAGCCGCTCTTCTTGTTGCATGTGCCACGTTATGAGACGTTTGCTAGCTGCCATCGGGGTCCACCCTACCGTCATAGAATTAGACGAGGAAGAGATCGACGCACTTCCCGCCGGACAGGATGGTGAAGAGGGCGGAGAtggtggtggcggtggtggtAGTGGTGGTGCGCCGGCGTTGTTCATTGGCGGAACACGTATTGGTGGTTGGGAAAGCCTGGTGGCACTTCACTTAAGCGGTCATCTTGTGCCTAAGCTCGTGGAAGTTGGTGCTCTTAGGGATATGGTATTATGA